The following proteins come from a genomic window of Acanthopagrus latus isolate v.2019 chromosome 5, fAcaLat1.1, whole genome shotgun sequence:
- the rnf215 gene encoding RING finger protein 215 — protein sequence MATARYWCFLRVTLPLLLLRWQGLLVAAEQVAVVEVFLEQRPGVSAVLQGEVVESSKGSKSSEHRDEDQEELEGELVLVQDEETQVRGEKSQGDTKEQELWIGVVPVEMDDSKATTGNQESFADAVVNKMKRALVLGASALIILALNQNTVSEMDLSQVLSKPIIVIQTSENVTKLIGALLRGLQATAKITYRTILQDNLGATLTLWSSCGRSRGGRYGEWQGVICTGETNSQVQKYLQQLWDTVLLVALILSTGVIVQARWQYQGHQLNDDMELLPKQDVLKRMSSLKTKTYRQPKPWCDPSQQVETDNCAVCLEPFNNNQCLRVLPCHHEYHRDCVDPWLLLQHTCPLCKRSILSSVCRDS from the exons ATGGCTACAGCTCGCTACTGGTGCTTTCTCCGCGTAACGCTACCGCTCCTCTTGCTGCGGTGGCAGGGGCTGCTGGTCGCGGCGGAGCAGGTCGCTGTGGTGGAGGTGTTCCTGGAGCAGCGGCCCGGTGTCAGCGCAGTGCTgcagggggaggtggtggagtcCAGCAAGGGCAGCAAGAGCTCCGAGCACCGGGACGAGGAccaagaggagctggagggagagTTGGTACTG GTTCAGGATGAGGagacacaggtgagaggagagaaaagtcaGGGCGACACCAAAGAGCAGGAGCTGTGGATCGGGGTGGTGCCTGTCGAGATGGATGACAGCAAAGCCACAACCGGCAATCAGGAGTCCTTTGCCGATGCAGTGGTCAATAAA ATGAAGCGAGCACTGGTCCTCGGAGCATCTGCGCTCATCATCTTGGCTCTCAACCAAAACACCGTCAGTGAG ATGGATCTGTCTCAGGTGCTCTCAAAGCCCATCATTGTGATCCAGACGTCTGAAAATGTCACCAAGCTGATCGGAGCTCTGCTCAG GGGTCTTCAAGCGACAGCAAAAATCACATACAGGACGATCCTGCAGGACAACCTG GGTGCCACGCTCACGCTGTGGTCCAGCTGCGGTCGATCGAGAGGAGGTCGCTACGGCGAGTGGCAGGGGGTCATCTGCACGGGAGAGACCAACTCTCAGGTCCAG AAgtacctgcagcagctgtgggaCACCGTCCTCCTGGTGGCTCTCATCCTCAGCACTGGAGTCATCGTTCAGGCTCGCTGGCAGTACCAGGGCCACCAGCTGAATGACGACATGGAG CTCCTACCTAAACAGGATGTCCTCAAGAGAATGTCGTCCCTCAAGACCAAAACATATCGTCAGCCCAAACCGTGGTGTGACCCGTCCCAACAGGTCGAGACAGACaactgtgctgtctgtctggagCCCTTCAACAACAACCAG tGTCTGCGGGTGCTGCCGTGTCATCACGAGTACCACAGGGATTGCGTCGACCCATGGCTGCTGCTACAGCACACCTGTCCCCTGTGCAAACGCAGCATCCTCA GCAGCGTCTGCAGGGACAGTTAA